GCCGTACTGGTGGGGTACTGGGAGCGGCTCCTGGCCCTTTAAGAGCGGGCGTGGCCGGGTGACATCACTCGGGGCATGAATGAACAGGAGCGGGGTGCTCAGCCCCACACGCCCCACAGCGCTGGGCGCCGCCGGTTGTGGGGTGCACCccgacaccccccaccccccccgacaccgacacccccccgccatggcggGCGCCCCCCTGGccttcaccctcctcttcctcaccgcCGTCCCCCCCCTGGCAGCCGAGGAAGGTGAGcgccacgcttttttttttttttttggggggggggggtgcaccccaaaacccacttattggggtgctgggggggggtgctGGGTTTTTGGGGGaagtttggggggtttgggggggaacTTTGGGCGGTTCAGGGGACTCTGAAAGGTTAGGGGGGGCTGGGAGCACCCCCAAAATaaagggtgatgggggggggtgttccccccaccccaaaaaataggggcacccatgggtgcggCGGTGAATCGCCGGCTGCCGGGGAGCGTTTTGAGGGGGGGGAAGCTAAAATGAAGGGGGGGAAGAGTTAAAAAGGGGGTGGAAAAAGTTAAAAGCGGGGGCAAAAAGttaaaaagggggagaggaaaagaagctaaaatgcgggggggggaggaagcgAAAAGAGGGGGAGATAAAATGGGGGGCAAAAGGtaaaataggggggaaaaaaactaaaatgggggaaaaaaaaccccaagagtttTGGGCAACTTTTCCCCGTGCAAAGTGTCCGGTTCGTGCGCCGGGGCCGGatcctgcctctgcccccccccaccctcccccaaaaaagggggatttggggggaaaaaaaaaaaaaaaaaacactcaaaaagggggaaaatcaCCCTAAAATGGAGCGTTTCCCATGGGCGGCAATGGGCCGGGCGGGATCCGGGCCGGAGAACTGGAAAACAATGTCAGGAAAATCCCAAAAAGTGCTGGGAAAAAACAAGCGGCGGCTCGGCCTCCACCTCCCGAGCCTTCCCCCGCCGCTGGGTTTGGGCTCAGTTTGGAGggttttgagtaaaaaaaaaaaaaaaaatgggggaaaagtcactttttcaaaatatatatatttaattaaaaaaaaaaaaaaaagttgagcttTCTAAAAAGTCCCGTCCCAAGGGTTTAATCCCTGGTTTTTCGAGGGAAAGACGGAAGGATCCGGCCCCGAGCGCAAATAAATGGGAGGCTGGGGGGTGGTTTGGGATGGGAAATCCCCCCCTAAAACATAAAAATGGGGTGAAAACCCCTCAAATGGGGGTTTTGGGGAGTGTTGGGAGGGGGGTGACCCTGTGGCGGGGACCCCAAACCACCCCGAGACGGCTGTGGGATCTGGGGCGCGTTCCCAAAGCGCCGATTCCCAGGAGGGATCCTTGGAGatgttggaattttggggttaaaaaagtgcaaaaagggaGAAAGTGTTGGGGGAGCAGCAGGAATTGGGGGGGTTTTAGGGGGGCGTTTTGCTTCCCATGGGTTGGAAAGGGTGAAATCCTTTGGGAAGGGGAGGTTGGGAGGTGCTGGGTGTCCCGGCTGGATTCTGCACCGCCCGGCCGAGGTCCGGGGTGTCCCcgagggtggggaggggatggggacgggatgggaaTGGGATTGAGACTGGGATTggaatgggaatggggacaggagggggtgGGATTCATTTTGGGATTGGGATTCAGGTTAAAgttgggatggggacaggaggggatgggattgggatgggaaCAGAATGGGGACAGGATTGGGATGGATGGGGAAAAGGAcaggactgggatgggactgggattgAGATGAGgacggggacaggatggggatgggaggggacgggattgggatggggatgggaacagTAATGGGGAcaggactgggatggggatggaaggGGATGGGATTGGGATGTGAGCAGGAACAGAATGGGGATAGgtttgggatggggatggggtgggattgGGATTGAGATGAGGAcggggatgggatgaggatatgacggggatggggttggggacagggacaggattgggatggggatggaacgGGAAGGGATAGGATTGGGACGGGATCGAGCTGAGGATGGGGTTGGGACAAGGATAGGATGGAGATGGGGTTAGGGAGAggatgggattgggatgggaaGGGATAAAATTGTGATGGGATTGAGTTGAGGATGGGGACGGgattgggatggggtggggacaggacagggatggggatgaaaaCGCAGttgggggacagggacaaggctgCAGGCGGGGATGGGACGGGGATGCAGATGTGGGGTgcgatggtggtggtgatggtggtggtgatggtggtggtgatggtggtggtgatgatggtgATGGCAACGGCAGTGCCGACGCAGCTGGGGACAGTGACAGGAGGGGTGCAGGTGGTGGGGGGGCTGGTGGTGCGGAGGGCGATGGGGCTGCGGATGCAGAGGAGGATGGTGGTGGGGCTGCAGGTGGGGTGAAGGGCGTGATGGAGATGGCAGACCAGATGAGGAGTGGGAAGGGGATGGTGTTGTAGGGGCTGCAGCTGTTGATGGCGGTGGAGGTGGTGATGATGGCCGTGGTGGTAGTGATGGCCATGGTGATGATGGTGATGGCCGTGGTGGTGGTGATAGCCGTGGTGATGATGGTGATGGCCACGGTGGTGGTGATGGCCACGGTGATGATGGTGGTGGAGACGTTGCTGGTGATGGAGACGTTGATGGAGGTGGTGATGGCCGTTGATGGAGGTGGTGATGGCCGTGGTGACGATGGCGGTGGAGATGTTcatggtggtggtgatggcgaTAGCCGCGGCAGAGGGGGTGCAGATGCAGATGGTGATGGCCCCGGGCATGGGTGCGCCCTTGGGTGCTGCGCCCCTTGACTCAACAGCCACAGCCCCGGGTTTCTCCCCTGACTCAGCCCCACCACAGCCCGGGGTgcgggggttggggagggggggtgtcaccgggggggtgggggaacgGGACACCCTGCAGGGAAGCCACCAACTCGGCTCATGCGCCAGCCTCCCGCTGGCTTTCCGCTCTCCGGAGGCATGCGGGGGGATTTCCAGCCGCAGGAACGCCGGGATATCCGCCCCGGCATCCTTCCTGAccctgggcatggggaggggggggcacgaCACAGAGTCATGCATGCCCTCCCCCAACCAGGCccttggggttcccccccccgaGACTTTACCCTCTTGGGGCATGTCACGAGCTCGGCCGTTCTCAGCAGAGGGGgttgaggtggtggtggtggggcggggggacatCCGTCCCTGAaactcccccacccccttggGACCCGTCCCGCCGGCGTGAACCCAGGCGTCCGGGCGCATTCCTGGGGGGTGATTCACCGACGGGGGGGGGGCCACCCGTCAGCGCTTCCCTCCCGGCCCTCGgcggcctcctcttcctctcccggGCGCTGGATCCGGCCACCGCCCTCGCCGGGGCGGCCGGCGTGCCACGGCAGGTCTGCCCGGCCTTGCCATggggcacagctctgcctccgtttcccttctttttttctggggggtggggggtccctaGGGGGTCTTCTCGTGGGGGTCCCAGGTGAATCTATGGGTCCCGGGGGCATCCGTGGGTCCCAGGTGTTGTTTGCAGGTTCTGGGGACATCCGTGGGTCATGGGGACATCCGTGGAGTCCGGGTGCATCTGTGGATCCTAGGGGTATCCTTGCGACCTGGGGACTCTGGGGGTGCTGAAGATATCTATGGGTCCAGGGGGACATCCGTGGGTCCCAGGGATACACACATAGGTCCTGGGAATATCTGTGGGTCCCAGGGACATCCACGGGTCCCACAGGCATCCGTGGATCCTGGGGGACATCCATGGGTCCCAGAGATATCCATGGGTCCTGGGGAACATCCATGGGTCCTAGGGACATCCATGGATCCTAGGGGACATCTGTGAGTCCCAGAGACATCCATGGATCCTGGGTGCATCCATGGGTCCTGGGGGACGTCCATGGGTCCCAGGAACATCCACAGGTCCAAGAAGCGTCTGGGTGTATTGCTGGCATCTGCGTGTCCTGGGGCCATCCGTGGGTCCTGGTGGCATCTCCCAGGCTTTGCGCCCACCCTGCTAatgcccctctcctctccccacagtgGTCCTGCTGGACTTCGCCAAGGCACAGGGGGAGTTGGGCTGGCTCGCCCAGCCCTACGGCAAAGGGGTGAGCAGccggggacccaggcgtccggccccatagaccaccactgccccaagagcccacaccagggatggggacatccaTGGGGAcctccatggggatggggatagcGATAGTGAcctccatggggatggggacgagggcatccatggggagggggagcagcatGGGGATGGGGATTGGAACACCCATGGTGAcctccatggggatggggacatccATGAGGATGGGGTTGGGAATATCCCTGGGCATGGGAACCTCCATGGGGACGGGCATGAGGACCTCCATGAGGATGGGAACATCCATGCGGTTGGGGACCTTCACTGGGGTGAGAACCTccatggggatggagatggggccATCCACGGGGTTGGGGACCTTCACTGGGATGGGGACCTCcgtggggatggagatggggaccTCCATTGGGATGGGACCTCCGTTGGGTTGAGGAccaccatggggacagggacacccatGGGGATGGACACAGGACCATCCATGGGGATGAGGCCAAGTGCATCCACGGGGACCAGGGGCACCACccaccctgcctcagtttccccctccccccaagtaGACCTTCATTTCTCTCCGGGGGGGGACAGTGGGACCTGCTGCAGTACGTGCTGAACGACTCCTTGATCTACATCTACTCGGTCTGCAAAGTGCTGGAGGGCGAGCAGGAGAACTGGCTCCGCACCAACTGGATCTACCGCGGGGTGGCCCAACGCGTCTTCATCGAACTCCAATTCACCGTCCGCGACTGCAACAGCTTCCCCACCGCCGGCGGCGGCTCCTGCAAGGAGACCTTCAACCTCTACTACGCCGAATCCGACGTGGATTACGGCACCAACTTCCAGAAGCGCCAATTCAAGAAGATCGACACCATCGCTCCGGATGAAATCACCGTCCAGGACGATTTTGCTTCCCGCAACGTGAAACTCAACGTGGAGGTGCGATCGGTGGGACCTCTCCGTCGCAAAGGGTTCTATTTGGCCTTCCAGGATTTGGGAGCTTGCGTGGCTTTGCTTTCCGTACGGATTTATTACAAGAGGTGCCCGGCTGTTTTACGGGGTATGGCTCGTTTTCCCGAAACGGTGGCCGGCGTCGACTCGCAGACCTTGGCCGAGGTGCGGGGGACCTGCGTGGAGGAGGCGGTGGCCGACCAAGCGCCGGCGCTGCATTGCAACGCCGACGGCGAGTGGTTGGTGCCCATCGGGGAGTGCCTGTGCCGGGCTGGCTACGAGAAAGTGGGAGACAGTTG
The Rissa tridactyla isolate bRisTri1 chromosome 16, bRisTri1.patW.cur.20221130, whole genome shotgun sequence genome window above contains:
- the LOC128918441 gene encoding uncharacterized protein LOC128918441 — encoded protein: MAVEVVMMAVVVVMAMVMMVMAVVVVIAVVMMVMATVVVMATVMMVVETLLVMETLMEVVMAVDGGGDGRGDDGGGDVHGGGDGDSRGRGGADADGDGPGHGCALGCCAP